Sequence from the Uloborus diversus isolate 005 chromosome 8, Udiv.v.3.1, whole genome shotgun sequence genome:
TCTAGTTGGCAAAATTCcaggtttttcaattttcagattTGCGGAATTCCTCAAAAACTTTCCTTTTTGAGCTATGACATTGCTTATTTACCTCAACTCACCATTTTTGATATTCCTTTGATTTTGCAAATTACCATGACGGTGAGAATAAGTGTAGCTCGTTGTTTTGAAAGCATATTTAGAGGAACTAATTTTCGtcatcatggttacaaatcgtctgcatttGTTCAAGGTTTAACTCATCcatattttacatgaaaaaacgGGATTTTGTAGTGTAAAGtcacaatttttcattaaaaacagctATAATATGGATAAACTGGATCGAAAAACTTCTTCTAAATGCAATATTTCCACATTGAAAATtcctatcatttaagattgataagaaataataataataaagaaaaagataACAATATGCAAATCTTTACGTTAAGTTCACGAGTGTAAATTGACCATAATATCTATATCTTTATTATCACTTCATCATTaccatttctcttttttttctatggATTTACCTCATATTATCTAATCTGGAAAACCATCAGCCGATATGACGGATGTGAATTTCTTCACcatttccatttcatttgtagaaacaagaaacccaacgagtatcACAATTCGATTTGTGATTGTGAAAAGCATTATAAAAAGGAATGCTTTgcattggatgtttttttttttctaaatcaaagtgCAACAGTAATAAAGAGGTTATATTTTTTGCTGTATGAGAAAACCCTAGAACACAAATTGCCCTATAAAACTGGAGGAAAGGCGCTTAATATGGCATTCCCTTGTTGTATAGGCGCTTAGCAGGTGGTTAGATCTATCAAAAACAATAGAAGACATAGACTGTAAATGAAAGATATCTTCTATAAGTTGGAACCGTGGGCTTTCTTATTCCAATAGCCCACTAGCGCAACCAGAGAAACTTCTGGAGGGGTTTCTTGATCAAAATTACCTTGGGGGGATGGGGatctttgatcaaaaatactttctgaatgcaggtttttgatcaaaaataccttctgggtttggctttttgatcaaaaccaCATTTAGGAGGGGGTTCcttgatcaaaacagtcctttcatacatttaaactactgtattagaatatgcatttatgttaaaaccaatgcctcttgggggtgtcccccccccccctcgctgcgccactgctAGAGCCTCTTTTCCTATGGCAGACTGTCTCCGACCTACAGTCCGTGAACAGGCTCTGTCCGGTATGTGAAAAGCTTACAAACTATTTCTTCtcatgtactttttcatttatttactcaatcaaaaaaaaaaaaaaaaaaaattcaacagatttaatagtgaaatttaaatgatttgatggttttttaataggttaaaagaattaaattgtaaaataaaaaaatttatagcattcataatcttttgaatcactgtcacagTATTTCTTGCATCCTCCGTTCGggatttaattaagaaaatgaatttcCTATAGATGGCAGTACTGGCAGCTCATTACAGAGCTTTAGAATCACAAGTTAgcccttttcaactctgggtcttcatagtgaagctaaagaacttagtgtaacagattttcagcaTTATTCCctttgaagtcaaataggtctttaactttgtgtatcctccgttcttgggttaaaaaggaaagaattgtttgtgtacaaaaaaaattttctagttaaaattgaatcacttttttttagtaaatgcTAAATAACATGTTGCATTAACCCTAAATCACAATgatcatagcaaaacataagtatttgtatcCTCCGTTACAGTACGGAGGATACAGAAACGGAGGATAATGTATGATTCCTGTAATGGAGGATATACAATCATAAATATAGcatacaactttctttaaaaatccattttaagaaagatgtctacattttaatcagttcaaatcgtgttcctcatacaagatgcaatgtctatttaaatgaaaagtttaaaaataacatttaaaatatataattactcTATCCATTACCCTCCGttcacatccaaaattttaactaccaaagaaagttacaaaataaccaataaagaatgtgactaactatgtgagagtaaaaatgttcctaaaaggaacaatataaagtaacttttataaaaattgaagattttttgagcaatcacaattgcttattgttttcacttgactgtttttggcgtcctatcattttatttccccacctccaccctccacaccatcaccgtcgaccggctcctcacgatgctgctcctatagcgaaagccgtatgcaggttgcatccatgtcctacacacacacgcgcacacacaaacacatacacacacgcatacatacagacacatacacataactacccccacattcatgcctgcacacacacatacacataccccccccccccgacacacacattaatacacacaactacccacacacttatgccaacacacagacacaaacacacatgcctacacacacacacacacatatacataccccctacacaaaaacataccccccacacacaaacatacatgcctcatacacacactcgtgattgcgaaaaacataatttgaatttgaaaattcaaattaattttttttttcatgaattccaaCTTTAAAAACCTACATTTTTTGTATAATGACCCGGGTACTTTTCGAAAATGAGACTGTAGGTCAAACAGCCTTAATTCTCAGTTTTTCACAAAAtcgacaagatttttttttttcatcctgatTTCACTGTTTACAAGATgggttttcttttttgacttttgTTCGTCGCTATAAACACTAGAAAACTCTTTCTTATGACACAATGAATCCTTCAcaggaaagtttttttcttgaagttttctgtttttctggtAAAAATAAGACCAGCAGATTTACTCTAAATTCAGTCGAATAAGTTGCAAATCTGGTGAAGTGAAACTATATTGCCGCGTTTTGGAAGCGGAAACATATAGCTCCTTAGCTTTTAAACTCTATGGTATAACAAtatattaaaatgatttaaattcaTCTTTTCAGACCAACATTGGAAAAACTGTTTCCTTAATCAATCAACTGCAAGATTAGTGAAAGTTTAAAACATATTCAGTGTCAAATTTTCCTTCTATATTGCACTGTATTTCAAGTATCATGTATTCGCTGAAATTAACGATtcttttcatcaatttttcagGTGTCGTTTCCCTTCGTGGTGTCTCAACTCTTCACGCTAATGAAAATATGCACTGTATCTGCGGACAAGAAGAAACAGTCTTAACTTCTTGTTGTAGTTGAAAAGCGTAAAAACGAACGAAAAAaaagcattgacatttttttttttaaagaaatctccaaaattaaactaaaattttaacagCAAACGATTCAGCTATGGTGGTGAAACTGAAATTGAAATTGACTTTTAACAACACTTAGCTTCTTTGACCTTTAATGAGAGCATCcattgatttcaatttttaaatgttctgATATCTACCGTGCAGTGAAGAcagttttttgtatttaaaattgtgTATGAAGTGTAGAGAGCAGTCAAGCTCTTGAAACTGCATACTCAATTTCCACTCGTCCAAATTCATTTGGTTCTAGCAAGTGTCCGTGGAATTGAACTGACCTAAACTTGAAGAGAAATAGATTTGTGGCAAAACATGGAAACACATCCAGAACTATTCAATGAGGAGAAATTCTCTAGTGCATCAAGTAACCAAAATTGATGTCTTCAAAAATCAGAAGATACAGACTCTTGTGAGAATCCGTCCGTTGTTGGAGCTGTACTTCGAGGAGAAATACTCTAGTGAAATACTCTCTCCTGTATGAGGAGAAATACTCTAGTGCATCATGTAACCAAAATTGCTGTCTTCAAAAATCAGAAGGTACAGACTCTTGTGAGAATCCGTCCGTTGTTGGAGCTGTACTTCGAGGAGAAATACTCTAGTGAAATACTCTCTCCTGTATGAGGAGAAATACTCTAGTGCATCAAGTAACCAAAATTGCTGTCTTCAAAAATCAGAAGATACAGACTCTTGTGAGAATCCGTCCGTTGTTGGAGCTGTTGAAAGAATAACTTCAATATCTCCAGAATTAGTTGATCCTTATAcagaattgaaaaagaaaagagtaaTTCCTTGCGAGATTTGCGGAAAAATGTTTTCAACCTCTACTTGCCTGAAAACTCATATGAGAATCCATAGTGCTGAAAAGTCATATACTTGCTGAAAAGTCACTTCTAGTGTTTGAAACATCGAAGACTCAATATTTATTCGTGAAAAATGTCTTTAAGATGAAACTAGCAAGTGGCCGTGGAAGTGAATTAACCTAAAAACTTTAAACCtgagacaaaataaataaacataattgaAGAGAAATAGACTCGTACCAAAATATGGAAAAACATCCCGAACTATTCATTGAAGAGAAACCCTCTTGTGGATCAAGTAGCGAAGATTGCTACACTCAAGAACCAGAAGATACAAAATCAGATAAGAATCTCCCCATAGTTGAAGCGCCTGAAAAAATATCTACAATATCTCCAGAATTAGTTGATCCTTATAcagaattgaaaaagaaaagagtaaTTCCTTGCGAGATTTGCGGAAAGATGTTTTCAACCTCTACTTGCCTGAAAACTCATATGAGAATCCACAGTGCTGAAAAGTCATATACTTGTCAACATTGCGCAAAGGTTTTCGCCACGGAATGGAACTTGAAGATACATTCAAGAGTTCACTCTGGTGAAAAACCATTTGCTTGTGAATTTTGTTCAAAGACGTTTTCTCAGTCGTCCTCTTTGAAACAGCACGTAAGGTGTCATACCGGCGAAAAGCCATACTCTTGTCAACTTTGTTCAAAGTCGTTTGCGCAATCTTCGCAGTGGAGGAGGCATTTGCAgatccatactggcgagaaaccacaTTCGTGTAAGTACTGTTCAACTTCGTTTGCTCATTTGACGTCTCTGCACAATCATTTAAAACGCCACACCGGCGACAAGCCATACTCTTGCGAAATTTGTTCAAGGAGCTTTACTCGTTTTGAAACAATGAAAAGTCACGTGAGggttcatactggtgaaaaaccctTTGCTTGTGAAACCTGTTCTCGTTCGTTTCCTGACAAGGCAAGACTTAAAGAGCATTTGAAAATCTATTCTGACAGAAAACCGTCTTCACATTTGAGTAACAAGGGAACGAAAAAAGCGTATACTTGCGAAATATGTTCAAGGTCACTTTGTAGTGCCTCACAAAAGGTTCGGCATATGAGGAGtcatactggagaaaagccattTTCTTGTAAGGTCTGCGCTGCTGCATTTTCGGATATGTCAAATTTGAAACAACATGTCAGGATCCATACGGGGGAAAAGCCATACGCTTGTGTACTCTGCTCAAAGACTTTTGCTATGTCGTCAAATCTAAAAGTTCATTTGCGGgttcatactggagaaaaaccataCGCATGTAAAGTTTGTTCCAAGACCTTTCCTAGTGTGTCAAATCTTAATGGTCATTCCAGAGTCCATGAAAGCAAAAATTTAGACTCTTCTGAAACttgatttcaaatatttcttgATCTGTTTGATCTGAAAAGTCACTCgcgaatagggaagttttcgatttttcaattttatttttatatgatagagtaacatgtacgAACATCatatgtgaaaaaatttttgcgctgcgataagtagttttttttaaattaatttttaaagttcaagcgattgtgacgtcaaatgacgcaggaagtgacgtcatgcgctcttccgccgcgggagaagccgaagggcgtgcagttggcttcgaagacgaaacgtaaggcttacctcctcgcatttaacttctcgcgtttctggaacattaaacctctcatcctctcggaaatattcgaataccatcattgatgttacttgaggaagattattagattgtgttTTAACGGATCCGACCTCCATAGTATGTTCAAAAGGatcattgaatttctaaaaataaaaatatcagcgcgctcaaaatgtccgtagcgaaaacaagggatcttcggcggaaggctgcccattagtgccctgtgacgtaagctcgtgacgtttcacaAGAGCGCAcgtttgcgcgtggatttttaaaaactcattaaaaatcaatcacggtgttttaaaattcggcgatggagaattttttagttttgagggtcaattagcaatatccaatagtcaaaatatgaacatttaataggttgcaacttccctattcatgCTATCAAAAACAATGAACCttaatttaaaacactttttgatCGGTCAAATCTGGAAAATCGTAGAAGAATCCGTTCAAGAAAAGAACGATATTCCTgttcaacttttttaaaagtatgttttgtgtgtcaaatttgaaaaaaaaatttcgagaatTCATGCTAGTATAATCCATAAAATTTGGTTTAAGCCTTTTTTCGTGTCACATTTGGAAAATCATCCATTCTAGCCAAAGGCATTTCTTTTCAACACTGATTGAAGGCATTTTATGATgcgtcaattttgaaaaattgtttatacagggtgttccgttttaacctgcaagacctctattttcgctaccgttagtcctaaatgcatgcttccaattgcaaaaatgttcaaaatcagatgcagggttaagatattgaaactttgaagcaaaaataaaaaggacaaaatttaactttttatacagaccccaggtcccctaactaatatttagacaaataatctccattgaaaactattactgacacaaaaaacttgacatttgtgcgaccaaaactcaaggatatattccatttcaaagttttaagggaccatacagaagataagattggaacttatcgccctttcagaagagtGACAAGtagtctaagtaaaaaaaaaaacaaggtatttacatttttcattgctattcaaaaataaatgcagatgttatgccgtgatacgtaaAAACCCGCAACAAATCCTCGAACAATGTAAAAAACCACACATAtaatttcaaacacttgttaactgctatattttcccccaaaaggtgttattgacgacgAGTAaaaagtggtctaagtcacaaaacactgcgtttcatatctcggtgaatattcgTCGTACTAATTtctaactttttgtgttggaataattttttaatggagattatttccctaaacataagttaggggacctagggcccgtataaaaagttaaattttgtattttttgacttatttttattttcacttcatactttcaatatctttaactctgcaactgattttgaacatttttgcatttggagGTATAAATCTAGggctaacggttgtgaaaataaaggtcttgcagactaaaacggaacaccctgtataaatatatgtgtgtgtgtgtttacgtAATAATCTTAACGCAGTCCTAGCCTAATACATAATGGCCTATGATTTCCAAGGGGaagtgttttttgcattttttcaatataatatgCATTTAGTATGTACCCCttgatcccccctcccctggAAACATTTGAAATGCTGGACCTGCATAATACCCAGAACTTATCGCgtctaaaactttaaagttgCATTATGTAAACCAAATATGAAAGGAAAATTTTCGCACCTGTCTGAAGTTTTCAGAAATTGAAGTTGAAATTCGTCGTATTCTGACTGCAACCCGAAAGAGAAACAGAGTTTGCTAAACAGATAACTTTTTACCATGACAatataaaaaatgtcttttataaattttggtcAAATTAAGAATGCCAGCAATCAAAAGTGTATCTCACTTAGGAAAAAAGGATTTGcccatcaaaatattaaaataaaactaattttcattataaaaattcaCTTTCTTTACACTTTCGCTTAGAGTTCTAGCGTTTCCGTTCTCCGGCTTAAGCtatatttgaaattttctctGAGCTATAACTATTAGGATCCGCAAATCTTCAGTTCTTGACGCGACAGCAGACTAATTGCGCTTGCGCGATACAAACTCCACCCAAATTTAAATCAATGGAGTGGCTGAGATCAGCACTCTCCTTAGTGACTTTCTCTTCTGCAGTTTTATATGATTTTGTTCCATTCTTCATTCGCAATTCCTGAACTGTTCACGCATTGCACTTGCGCTGTACTGACTCCACCCAAACTCAACCAATGGAGTGGCTGAGATCAGTTCCTTCCATACATGATTGTCCGACAGTTTATGTTCTTATATCTTTCTTCGTTTTTACTCAgtagattttaatttaaatttccagAAACAGGGATAAAACTCTTCACGAAATCTTATGCACACAATTGAGCAAAATTTAGGTTATTGAGATTACGGCGTTGACTGATATTTGTATTTGTAGTCATTTGGACACGTTGAAAGTGCTGTCAATCAGTGATACGTTAACAAGTTAAAttcaatattataaaattaacgaaaaaactattgactgaaattttgttttacaattctGCGAATACGTAAGTGGTTAATTAAGGaagaaagcttttaaatattttattcatttgttttttttttcaaagaaagaggGCTTTTTGTTTAAATCAATATAATTTGCTTGCTGTACAAGTTAtgcaaaaataatatcaaaatattacgTAACATGTAGTTTTAAAGATCATTTTAGAGCCCGGAAGAGGTGTAACAGATGAAATAAAGCTTTTAATCCGAATTTCGTTGTTTTCAGCGTTGGGATAACGAAtttgaaaagtaatgaaaatagaaaaggaaAATGAATGTAAATTTTTGCCCTTTTCTTTTGCCTTTTCACTTGCTTTTACGATTAGCATTAGCAATTACAGAAAGAAATGACACACGAAGAAAATACGTacaacattaaaatgaaaataatcataATTTATATTATTCATAAGCTGAGTTAAAACGATGACActgtggtgaaaaatatttaatgtcgtaaaatgattttaaaaaatccacaaTACAAAGAGAAATTATTTCATgatacttaaaaattttctcatCGAAAATTAACAAATGAACACACTATCAGGAAAATATGAccgaaatataaattaataaataagttttattaggAAGCATGGTCCCCCGAAGGAAAACTGGAAGGTggaaattttcttcaattcaaTACTTCTATGTTGCTGTCAATGTAAGAAACAAAagaacaaagaaaataataatttacttcGATAACGTACGAATTCACGACGTGAGTAGAATTTCAAAAGGAATTTTCACACCCTCTATGTACGCCACAGATTCCATTCCGTGACTCATAAAAGTTTGGTAGTAAGCtgcttttaaggctaaaattaaaaaaaaaagaaagaaaaatcggaaatcaaatAATAGGATGTACAAATAAATTCATAGTTAAAATGTGGCTTTATCTGAATCTCAAAAATAAAGTGTTAGTACCGCATATGAGTTTGATCTATATCCCGCAGTGAGAAGTAATTTACAGCAATCACTGGAAAAGATTAAAGCCATAAACAGCGCTATCCAACTTTGTTTTCTTTTGTCCCTTTTAGAACAGATTAAGGAATGAGGAGGGAAAAATAAGAAGTTTACCACCACTAGATTTTATCGCGTTATTCAATATATAATAAATTTGACGATTCCTTCGTTCgcataaaaaatgattaaaacagttctgtttttaattttctttcctttttcattttttccgatgttttctgcagaaaatattgaaaattagatattaTCTGTGTTCTAGCACGCGAGACCAATTTTAGTAAGAGGTGCGGTCTCTTGAGTATAAAAAAAGGTGGGGCACCAATGCTAGGCTTTTCAACGGGGCCTAGCTGCCTTTAGGGACTGTAGAGGGATTCAAAAGGGTCACGGTGTTAAGGATGAAAATATGAAGCAACGAGCCCGGTAAATAAACCATAgttaatttgtttcattctgataaatgcgaaattttaaaggtaaagttCTCCAATTTTAGATGGAAAGTTTCATTCACATTAAGAAACTAGT
This genomic interval carries:
- the LOC129227871 gene encoding zinc finger protein 227-like; this encodes MEKHPELFIEEKPSCGSSSEDCYTQEPEDTKSDKNLPIVEAPEKISTISPELVDPYTELKKKRVIPCEICGKMFSTSTCLKTHMRIHSAEKSYTCQHCAKVFATEWNLKIHSRVHSGEKPFACEFCSKTFSQSSSLKQHVRCHTGEKPYSCQLCSKSFAQSSQWRRHLQIHTGEKPHSCKYCSTSFAHLTSLHNHLKRHTGDKPYSCEICSRSFTRFETMKSHVRVHTGEKPFACETCSRSFPDKARLKEHLKIYSDRKPSSHLSNKGTKKAYTCEICSRSLCSASQKVRHMRSHTGEKPFSCKVCAAAFSDMSNLKQHVRIHTGEKPYACVLCSKTFAMSSNLKVHLRVHTGEKPYACKVCSKTFPSVSNLNGHSRVHESKNLDSSET